The following are encoded in a window of Amycolatopsis lexingtonensis genomic DNA:
- a CDS encoding ABC transporter ATP-binding protein — METPSLRVQQLRVAYDDRVVIDGLDLDIPPGRITAIVGANACGKSTLLRTLARLLTPKSGGVYLDGRSIHDLPTRQVAQRLGILPQSPVAPEGMTVADLVGRGRAPHQSWWRQWSTSDEGAVRDALAATQMTDLADRPVDELSGGQRQRAWIAMAVAQGTPVLLLDEPTTYLDLAHQIDVLDLVVDLNRGEGRTVVMVLHDLPQACRYADHVIAMKAGRIVASGAPSDVITEELVDEVFDVRCQITPDPVSGTPMVIPISRHHPAPVHQS; from the coding sequence ATGGAAACACCGTCACTGCGGGTGCAGCAGCTGCGCGTCGCCTACGACGACCGGGTCGTCATCGACGGTCTCGACCTCGACATCCCGCCGGGCCGGATCACCGCGATCGTCGGGGCCAACGCGTGCGGGAAGTCGACGTTGCTGCGCACGCTGGCGCGGCTGCTCACGCCGAAGTCGGGCGGGGTCTACCTCGACGGCCGCTCGATCCACGACTTGCCGACCCGCCAGGTGGCCCAGCGGCTCGGGATCCTGCCGCAGTCCCCGGTGGCACCGGAAGGCATGACGGTGGCCGACCTCGTCGGCCGCGGCCGCGCCCCGCACCAGAGCTGGTGGCGCCAATGGTCCACTTCGGACGAAGGCGCGGTGCGTGACGCTCTGGCGGCCACGCAGATGACCGACCTGGCCGACCGCCCGGTGGACGAGCTGTCCGGTGGCCAGCGCCAGCGCGCGTGGATCGCGATGGCGGTCGCCCAGGGCACCCCGGTGCTGCTGCTCGACGAGCCCACGACGTACCTCGACCTGGCGCACCAGATCGACGTGCTCGACCTGGTCGTCGACCTCAACCGCGGCGAGGGCCGCACGGTCGTGATGGTGCTGCACGACCTGCCGCAGGCCTGCCGCTACGCCGACCACGTGATCGCGATGAAGGCGGGCCGGATCGTGGCTTCGGGCGCGCCGTCCGACGTCATCACCGAGGAGCTGGTGGACGAGGTGTTCGACGTCCGCTGCCAGATCACCCCCGACCCGGTCAGCGGCACCCCGATGGTCATCCCGATCAGCCGCCACCACCCGGCTCCGGTGCACCAGTCCTGA
- a CDS encoding DinB family protein, whose product MFVLPEITTGTERHLLEATMDRQRRAVADTARGLSETEARERLVASVTTPIGLVKHAAMAERRWFQLLLQGLDEAECDGPTTPGDPSFAVTDSETVADVIAEFERASARSREIAARFELDDTWKHDVLGDVSLRFVYLLLIEDFARHAGHGDILREQLSAR is encoded by the coding sequence ATGTTCGTGCTGCCCGAAATCACCACCGGAACCGAGCGCCACCTGCTGGAAGCCACGATGGACCGCCAGCGGCGCGCCGTCGCCGACACCGCCCGCGGGCTGTCGGAGACCGAGGCCCGCGAGCGGCTGGTCGCGTCCGTGACCACGCCGATCGGGCTGGTCAAGCACGCCGCCATGGCCGAGCGCCGGTGGTTCCAACTCCTGCTGCAGGGCCTCGACGAGGCCGAATGCGACGGGCCCACGACGCCCGGCGACCCCAGTTTCGCCGTCACCGACAGCGAAACCGTGGCCGACGTGATCGCCGAGTTCGAGCGAGCGAGCGCCCGCTCACGCGAGATCGCGGCCCGCTTCGAACTCGACGACACGTGGAAGCACGACGTTCTCGGCGACGTCAGCCTCCGGTTCGTCTACCTGCTCCTGATCGAGGACTTCGCCCGCCACGCCGGCCACGGCGACATCCTGCGGGAGCAGCTCAGCGCGCGCTGA
- a CDS encoding lysine N(6)-hydroxylase/L-ornithine N(5)-oxygenase family protein yields MTAEVPIYDIVGVGFGPSNLALAIALAEHNAGAGEPVTAHFLERQPRFGWHRGMLIDTATMQVSFLKDLVTMRNPTSEFSFLNYLHSAGRLVDFINHKNLFPLRVEFHDYFEWAAAKVDDVVSYGTEVVSVKPVYDGPEVAYFDVEASDGSSLRARNLVVGTGLRPQLPEGIAAGPRIWHNSELLFRVDALRGTSPKRFVVVGAGQSAAEVAALLHDEFPHAEVCAVFARYGYSPADDSAFANRIFDPEAVDQFYRAGEPVKDRLMRYHGATNYSAVDIDLIDELYRRVYREKVLGVERLRLFNVSRPVEVTDTGTAVTATVESLTTGERTVLEADAVVYATGYRPADPTPLLGELGSRCSRDEEGRLRVERDYRLTTEPALRGGIYLQGGTEHTHGITSSLLSNTAVRVGEILQSIVERRVVAEPAGEYAVSAR; encoded by the coding sequence ATGACTGCAGAGGTCCCGATCTACGACATCGTCGGCGTGGGCTTCGGACCTTCGAACCTGGCCCTCGCGATCGCCCTCGCCGAGCACAACGCCGGCGCGGGGGAACCGGTGACCGCGCACTTCCTCGAGCGCCAGCCGCGCTTCGGCTGGCACCGCGGGATGCTGATCGACACCGCCACGATGCAGGTGTCGTTCCTGAAGGACCTGGTCACGATGCGGAACCCGACCAGCGAGTTCAGCTTCCTCAACTACCTCCACTCGGCGGGGCGGCTGGTCGACTTCATCAACCACAAGAACCTCTTCCCGCTGCGGGTCGAGTTCCACGACTACTTCGAGTGGGCGGCCGCGAAGGTCGACGACGTCGTCTCGTACGGCACCGAGGTCGTGTCGGTGAAGCCGGTTTACGACGGTCCGGAGGTGGCCTACTTCGACGTCGAGGCGTCGGACGGCTCGTCGCTGCGCGCCCGGAACCTGGTGGTGGGCACGGGTCTGCGCCCGCAACTGCCCGAGGGGATCGCCGCCGGGCCGCGGATCTGGCACAACAGCGAACTGCTGTTCCGCGTCGACGCCCTCCGCGGCACGTCGCCGAAGCGGTTCGTCGTCGTGGGCGCCGGCCAGAGCGCGGCCGAGGTGGCCGCGCTGCTGCACGACGAATTCCCGCACGCCGAGGTGTGCGCGGTGTTCGCCCGCTACGGCTACAGCCCGGCCGACGACAGCGCGTTCGCGAACCGGATCTTCGACCCGGAAGCCGTCGACCAGTTCTACCGCGCGGGCGAGCCGGTCAAGGACCGCCTGATGCGCTACCACGGCGCGACGAACTACTCGGCCGTCGACATCGACCTGATCGACGAGCTGTACCGGCGCGTCTACCGCGAGAAGGTCCTCGGCGTGGAGCGGCTGCGGCTGTTCAACGTCTCCCGCCCGGTCGAGGTGACCGACACCGGAACCGCGGTGACGGCCACGGTCGAATCGCTGACGACGGGCGAACGCACGGTGCTGGAAGCCGACGCGGTCGTCTACGCCACCGGGTACCGGCCCGCCGACCCGACGCCGCTGCTGGGCGAGCTCGGCTCACGCTGTTCGCGGGACGAGGAGGGCAGGCTGCGCGTCGAGCGCGACTACCGCCTCACGACGGAACCGGCGCTGCGCGGCGGGATCTACCTCCAGGGCGGCACCGAGCACACACACGGCATCACGTCGTCACTGCTGTCGAACACGGCGGTGCGGGTGGGCGAGATCCTGCAGTCCATTGTGGAGCGCCGGGTGGTCGCCGAGCCGGCGGGGGAGTACGCGGTCAGCGCGCGCTGA
- a CDS encoding FecCD family ABC transporter permease — protein sequence MSLLQVRRDRVTFRLAKPPVSGQVRLRLAAVSLVLAVLAFVLFCVGMTIGDVPLSVSDVLSAVFGGGDSGTAYIVQELRLPRALTGLLAGVAFGASGAVFQTITRNPLASPDMIGINAGAATAVVAGISFGFGGGLGTTTLGLLGGLLTGLLVYALAWRRGTTGYRIILVGIGIFAMCTSLTDYLLSRAQITEAQASIGWLVGNLANRGWEHVLPLAGALAVLLPLLLALSRWMRTLQLGDEVAAGLGTPVQPVRLGLLLSGAGLVAFATASAGPVSFVALTAPQIAQRLARQTSPPLIVSALTGAVVVLGSDILARTITASPLPVGIVTGALGAPLLLWLLARANRSGSGG from the coding sequence ATGAGCCTGCTGCAGGTGCGGCGCGACCGCGTCACCTTCCGCCTCGCGAAACCGCCGGTGTCCGGCCAGGTCAGGCTCCGGCTCGCCGCCGTGTCGCTCGTGCTCGCCGTGCTGGCGTTCGTGTTGTTCTGCGTGGGCATGACGATCGGCGACGTCCCGCTCAGTGTGTCCGACGTGCTGTCGGCGGTGTTCGGCGGCGGGGACAGCGGAACCGCTTACATCGTCCAGGAACTGCGGCTGCCGCGCGCACTGACCGGGCTGCTCGCCGGGGTCGCTTTCGGCGCGTCCGGCGCGGTGTTCCAGACCATCACCCGCAACCCGCTGGCCAGCCCGGACATGATCGGCATCAACGCGGGCGCGGCCACCGCCGTCGTCGCGGGGATCTCGTTCGGCTTCGGCGGCGGGCTCGGCACCACGACGCTCGGCCTGCTCGGCGGCCTGCTGACCGGGTTGCTCGTGTACGCGCTCGCCTGGCGGCGCGGCACCACCGGCTACCGGATCATCCTGGTCGGCATCGGGATCTTCGCGATGTGCACCAGCCTGACCGACTACCTGCTCAGCCGCGCGCAGATCACCGAAGCCCAGGCGTCGATCGGCTGGCTCGTCGGGAACCTCGCCAACCGCGGCTGGGAGCACGTCCTGCCCCTGGCCGGCGCGCTGGCGGTGCTGCTTCCCTTGCTGCTGGCGCTGTCGCGGTGGATGCGGACGCTGCAGCTCGGCGACGAAGTGGCCGCCGGGCTCGGCACCCCGGTCCAGCCGGTGCGGCTCGGCCTGCTGCTGTCCGGCGCCGGGCTGGTCGCCTTCGCGACGGCGTCCGCGGGCCCGGTTTCGTTCGTGGCGCTGACCGCGCCGCAGATCGCGCAACGCCTGGCACGCCAGACGTCGCCGCCGCTCATCGTGTCCGCGCTCACCGGCGCGGTCGTGGTGCTGGGCAGCGACATCCTGGCGCGCACCATCACGGCGTCCCCGCTGCCGGTCGGCATCGTGACCGGCGCGCTGGGCGCCCCGCTCCTGCTCTGGCTGCTGGCCAGGGCCAACCGATCCGGTTCCGGAGGCTGA
- a CDS encoding FecCD family ABC transporter permease: protein MRTDPGGIALTRRPPHTGRALGLLAALGVLVFLCLLSVWLGSKEISFDAVWQVLWHDDGSADAVIIHSVRLPRTLLAVLVGAALGLAGTVMQALTRNPLADPGLLGISAGAAFAIVFSITVLGVSSLYGYVWFAFAGALAATVVVYYLGTRGRSGSSPVKLALAGAAVTALLGSFTSAMVLSDPVALNRFRFWSAGSLAGVDGGSLLRILPFLLVGVVLAIASGPALNSLALGDDVAVALGRRLGPLRLRGALAVTLLTGASVAVAGPIVFLGLIVPHAVRFLIGPDHRWLLPYTAVLAPCLLLAADILGRVMARPGEIRAGVIVAFLGAPFFIYLVRRRKLVES from the coding sequence GTGCGAACAGACCCCGGAGGGATCGCTCTCACGCGACGCCCGCCACACACGGGCCGCGCACTCGGTCTGCTGGCCGCTCTCGGTGTGCTGGTTTTCCTGTGCCTGCTGAGCGTCTGGCTGGGCTCGAAGGAGATCTCGTTCGATGCCGTCTGGCAGGTGCTGTGGCACGACGACGGCTCGGCCGACGCGGTGATCATCCACAGTGTCCGGCTGCCGAGGACGTTGCTGGCCGTCCTGGTGGGAGCCGCGCTCGGCCTGGCGGGCACGGTGATGCAGGCGCTGACCCGCAACCCGCTCGCCGACCCCGGGTTGCTGGGCATCAGCGCCGGCGCCGCGTTCGCGATCGTCTTCTCGATCACCGTGCTCGGCGTCAGTTCCCTCTACGGCTACGTCTGGTTCGCCTTCGCCGGCGCGCTCGCCGCGACCGTCGTCGTCTACTACCTCGGCACCCGGGGCCGCAGCGGGTCGAGCCCGGTCAAGCTGGCCCTCGCCGGGGCCGCCGTCACGGCGTTGCTCGGCTCGTTCACCAGCGCGATGGTGCTGTCGGACCCGGTGGCGCTCAACCGTTTCCGGTTCTGGTCGGCCGGTTCCCTCGCCGGCGTCGACGGCGGTTCGCTGCTGCGGATCCTGCCGTTCCTGCTCGTCGGCGTGGTGCTGGCGATCGCGAGCGGCCCGGCGCTGAACAGCCTCGCGCTCGGTGACGACGTCGCGGTCGCGCTCGGGCGGCGGCTGGGCCCGCTGCGGCTGCGCGGAGCGCTGGCCGTCACGCTGCTGACCGGCGCGTCGGTCGCCGTCGCCGGCCCGATCGTCTTCCTCGGCCTGATCGTCCCGCACGCCGTCCGGTTCCTCATCGGCCCCGATCACCGCTGGCTGCTGCCCTACACCGCGGTGCTCGCGCCGTGCCTGCTGCTGGCCGCCGACATCCTCGGCCGGGTCATGGCCCGGCCCGGCGAGATCCGCGCCGGCGTGATCGTCGCGTTCCTCGGCGCGCCGTTCTTCATCTACCTCGTCCGCCGCCGCAAGCTCGTGGAGTCCTGA